In the Mesoplodon densirostris isolate mMesDen1 chromosome 6, mMesDen1 primary haplotype, whole genome shotgun sequence genome, TGCAACCCTGTTCTTATTCCAGCCCTTCCCCACAGTCGCCCTGCCTCCTTACTCTTTCCCGTTCATTCCCAGCTCACGGTGAAGACTCACCCAAGCAACCACAGAGCATTTGACTTGCCTGGGAAGCTCCCTTCCTAGGCAGTGTTGTCAGCCATGAAAAGTTGCATTTGAGAAGATGCTATTTCTGAGCCCAGTTCCCACCTCAAGGGTGTGCAGTGTTGGCTCACCGGCCAGTATGCAGgcacctccctgcccctgcctgccccctATAAGTTGTCTGTGAGGTTATGTGTTGGGCTTGGGTAAACCCAGACAGAAGTGTATAGGATGCAACAGTGGATCTTTAAAAGCATTCAAATCATtaacatatatgtaaatacatatataaatatatatcttcataccaaatctatatatatacacacaataccACTTATATCATCACCCTCTGACCCAATTACATCCAGGATTCAAAAGCAGGGAGCACCAAAGTTTGCCTtagtgaaaggaaaggaaaaacatgCACACCAACAACCAAAGGGAACATTTCCTCCTGATCTCATAAGGTTTGTTTTGTGCACAAgtacatacaaacatacacacatgaaCCCTCCCTGTATATTTAAATGGCCAGCCATATCCCTAATGGTGATGTAGAGGCAAAGAATGCACAGTAGAAaagtacaggggaaaaaaatttagACTACAGATAACtctctttgtttttctggaacagggtaaaaatatcaaaaattcaAGAGCCAACCTCTTACTGTTCAATCTAAAATAAATGAGCTGTACGCAAATGGTTCCCTTTACCTGCAGCAAACCAAGCAGGTCTTACTTGCTGTCACCTCCCCTGTCACCCTAGGCAGCCTCAGGACGGGAGAACGACCTGGTTCATGCTGAGAATACCCATATAGACCCTTCTCAATTGCCTGTGGGAATGCCCACGCCCAGTTCAGCTGCCCTCTGAACCTGCCTAGACCCTCAAGAACTGAAGCTGGAGATGAGAAGGTTTGCATGCAGCTTCCCGGGCCTAAGCTGAGCCAGGCAGCAGCAGGTCAGGAAAACACAGTAACGTCCACGGACTAAGGGGGAGGGTTGCTTATCAGTTTGGCTGATGCAGCAGAACTTCCTAAAGCCTTGCCCAGAAGATTATAAAAAGAGGCAGGGACTGTTTCATATTTGGGAAAAATGCTTTGTAAGGCTTCTCACAGGTGTCAGCTGACAGGGgccattatcatttattttctagGGAAGGCGTGAATCAGGTGTTTGGAGGCCTTTCAGCAAAACACAGCTGCTTTGCTGATGAGACATTTGATGATATTAATGTACATCACTGCTGGGCAGGGAGAGAGTTGGCAAACTCCCCACCATTGCTCATAGCTCTTAAAGTCCTCTGTGACAAGGATGAGCTATCAAGGGAAGCCCTCCACCCAAGACCACCTTAACAGCTGACCAGGGAAGTGACAACAGATAGATAGAGCTGCTGGCCAGATAGACAGCTGGAAAAGATGGAACTAATGTTAACTGCTCTGCTGAGATTGCTGGGTTGGAATATCTGATGTGGGTCTGAATCGAAGCATGTCAGAAAACTTCAGTATGCTTCCTTCCCTACATCTACCAACAACGCGCACGCgcacgcgcacacgcacacacacacaagattatGAGCATGCCATGCTTCCTTGCACCTGGACAGATTGCTACTCCAATAATTAAGTGGCTAGTAATAATTAATTGGATTGTTACAGCTCTGTTCcagaagaaataaagggaaacTGTTCTCAGGGTGATTTCTGGAAAAATCAACTGTCTCCTGAAAGCTTGTTATAGAAGCTAATGCTCATTCTTGCTAAGCCAGATCTTACATAACCACCTGGCTTAATATTTCTAAAAGACACATGCTCAACTCCTGTACCTCCCTCAGCAAGACTGTCTTCAATTAGTAGGTGAGGGCTTGTCGTGAAGAGAAAGttagtgaaaaaataaagaataaggaaaaggaaaggggaaattAACTTACTTTTACCAGGATTCCCAAGAAAGCAAATATCACATTGATATATATCCCTATGTAGTgttaaataattacaaatttcAGGCTTTTTTACCCAATTACAAAGCCTATATAGAGTCCCAGATAAAAGTATGTTCCCCTCTCAAGAAGACTTTGGGAAGAAAGGTAAGGGCCTCCACTCCACTATCTATTTAAGGTTAGCTCCTTGCCTCTCTagctttgtgtttcattttttaatctcgCAGCTTCCTATTCATTGAAATATCTAGCAAACAAGAAAAGCAAGAAAGGCACACTCAGAACCAGATGAACTCCACTACTTATTGTGAGATTACactcttttttttcactttactggGAGCTTCGAAAAGGCacaggcaggacttccctggttgtgcagtggttaagactgcactcccaatgcagggggcctgggttcggatccctgctcagggaactagatcccatatgcacgctgcaactaaaagttcacatgccacaactaaggacccTGCCTGCCCCAACCGAGACCtggtacaaccaaataaatatctttttttaaaaaaaaggcacagaaatCACCAGGAGCCTTTAGGTGTCTGTAGAAAACGCGGGTACACTCATGTTTGTTATGGAAGTCACACGTGCTTTCCGCCTAGATGCCCCCCAGTGTGCTCACTGCCGCTTTCCCCACCTTCCTCATGCACAGGGCATCGGCCTTGCCCAGCACCACCTGATTTCCATCATGGTCTTTAGTGGCAGTTTTCTTTAAACAAACTGAGAGAAAGCTACAAAGGGCCCAGGAATCCACACATCAGCCAgttttttagagagaaaaaggagCCTCTAATTACAACTGGATAGACAACTCTGTTCAAATTAGCAAACAAATAGTGGGGACACTATGGAACACCAAAGTATCTAAGCCAAAGCCCTTCCACTAAATGATTGGTTGGCAGACTGGGAAaccttaaagaattttttttaaaaaactgataaagACCTAAGTGTGAAAGAGTGCCATGGAATTGGCATTGAGTTTGCCAAAGGTTTAGTTCTGTTAAGAGCACTTGTTCAACCTATCACCCTGATCCCAAAGACAATCCCTTTGTAAGAAAGAAATCCTAGCATAGATGTTCCTGGTGTAACCCAGGTCTGTCAGCTATTAACATGAACAACAATCCGTGTCAGAAAAGTCTTCCTCCAGATTCACCCCAGCCCCTCAAGGTGAtgaattcacctttttttttttttttttctgttcggCAGAAAAGAGTTGCATCTGGGCACTCTTCACTATTTACCCCAGACAGAGCTAGGAGTCACCACTATGTGACCCTTTATCTATTTGCATCAAATGTTAtcttcagatttttatttctgagtCTTTCTCTCTaactctcaataatttttaagtttttctttactAAGCCTTTTCAAATGCCTTATGTTGCTCTGaaatcatggaaccttttgactACTCATGGCACAAGTATAAGGTCTGAATAGGGCGGGATGACAGCCTCAGACCCAGTGTTTACCCCCTGCTTCTGCACTCCTCTGTGCCCCTTACCTTTTAGAAAGTCACACTTCATTGCTAATTCACATTAATCTTGTGTTCCCTGTGACTTCCGTATCTTTCTCCAAGACAGGTGAAGCAAGTGCATTTCTCAGCTCGTCCAGTGCATTTGGATGGATGTTCTTACCTACCATGAGCCCCTCTCCCTTGGGCCTTACTGAGTCTCCGTTTGTTTCTTTCTAACCCCAGTTCCAGTTTTCAAGTCTAGGTTGGGCCCAGTGCTTACTCCCCTTCCAGCTTCTCACCACCAGCCTCTCCACTTTACTTATACTTGGCAAGTCTAATGAGCCTTTTCTCCATCTCTGCATTAAGGTGAAGATAGAAAAATGCTAGCCCCGTGCCCCTAACAACTTACTTTTTGTGTAATTGACTActtcttggggggtggggggagggactcCCTCCTAATTGATACTAAAATGGGAACAGAATTCACAACTACAAGAGAGTCACAGAAATGCCTTAAAAGCACCAGTAGGCCTCGACTCAACAAGTACTAACAGGCATTTATCCTCTGGTGAAAAGTCTGAACACTGATGCAGCATTGTCTTGAGGCCCTGGTGAGGTGAAGCTCACGGACTTCGTCTTTATGGTCATAATCCCACACTCAACGAgtactcagaatgggagagacaCCGCTGGAGATCATTCAGGAACTCTGGACCTGCACTTACCTGCACTGATTTACCAAAAAGAATCTATATTTTCGCTCTAAATAGGAAATGGGGGAAATGGTTGGACCACCTCTCATCACCCAGTATTGCAGTGCATTTACTTCCTTGTGTGGTGGGTTGGCTGGGAATTGTAAGATTGTTGATTGGTGTCGTGGCCCAGGAAAATGGGGTACAGTTCACCAAAAGGCTGGAAATTTGCTCCTACATTCTCACTTATTGGGTTGCATATTCCTTTACAATGGAACTGGAAGTAACTAAGTCCTTGGGACTGACAGTTCTCAAAAAGCACTCAACTAACCAAAAGagaatactaatttttaaaatcatgtcatcaaaaaaagagaaaaaagaaaaggaacaaatgaatgaagtcTGAATccccaaataaaataattttaaggatGAAATTACATGCAGGAATTAAGGGTAAAAAATTCTTTGCCATTTAATTAAACAAATCTCCGATTCTTCTCATCAGGCTAAAACTGAAGGACAATGGATGCCttttaggttttttaattttttaatattgcaCTTTATAGTATTAATACTTCATAAGAGACAACTGTCTTAATTAAAGCCATAAAATACTAATAATACATATATTCAGGGCTTCTGAATATAGTCAATCAATAAGCAGTTCATGAGTCATTCCTGTTTTGTATTGTTTGTTGTAAATTAGAGTTtatctgttctgttttttaaggCATACAATTATTGTTCTAGACGATCCTAATCTGATAAATTTTAGATGTGTactttaataaaactgaaaatcaaagaaattgtTCATTTCACAAAAGCATTCTTCACTTTCAAAATAGCTTGTTAAATAGCAAGTTCCTTTAAATAGCAAGTTCTGATACTACAGTgaaagtatttccttttttaagttaTAGATTTACTGTTTTTCAGGAATCCATTTGTTATGTAAAGCAATATAGAGAGTGAAATGGATAATTAGCATATATGTACCTGGAAAATTTAAGGTTTATTTGAGTTTTATGTAAATATAGGATGGGTCTAAGAAGTTCCCTTATAAAAGTGGCAAATAGAGATATACAGTTTATCAATAATTTATTACGCCTAAATTATAAACCTTCCTTGGGAAGAAAGCATATAAAACAGGAGACTTCATAATTCATtggagttttttttccttttctgctaaACTACATAATTTCTGGCCCAGTATCATAGACTGCttacacacgtgtacacacagaTGTCCCCACAACTAAAAACTTTGTTTCACTTCATCACAATTTTTTATATGATTCGAGTAAAAGCTAAAAGAATGATTAAAAGGCACTTAATAGCCTAGAAATATCTACCACCTGGGTACCTAAATTATCTCTATAGATTAAATGTGTGTTAAATTGACCAACCCCatcaattttatgtttaattggcCATTTGCCCTAAAGAAAGATTGTCTGGATCCAGAGCCAGTGATGTTTCTGTTGGGGGCTGTTTTGTGGTCTGAAGCATCTCTCCAAAGGGCAGAGACTCTCCATCTGGATGAGGGAAACTCTGTTGGGATATAATCCTGTTGAACCCTGCACACAAAGTTTTGTGCCCTGCATCTAGCCTGGATGTTTTTCTTCTGCTCCAGTTTGAAAAAACTCCAGAAGCAACAGCTTCCATCTCCAAGCAATCTGCAGTCTCAAAAGTGCCATCAAAGAGTAGCAAAAACTACCTTCCTGGTTTAATGAAGTGGCTGCTAGTGCTAAAGGAAAGATAAATTATACTTTTGTTCTTTGCATAGTGTTAAAACAGAGACCATGTTGTCAAGACTGACCCCAACATAGGCATTGCCCTAGAACTCGTAAACTGTCTTTTGGACAAGTTACCTTACAAATATCAGAATGCCATTTTTGTAAAGGATCTTTTTAGGGATAGATGTCATCTCATGCTTCCTCTGTTTGCCTCCATTTTCAAGAAGCATTTTAACCTCTATACCCCTACAAGAATCCAGTTGATGCACTTCCAAGTTACTTTTGTCATTTCCCGTGTGTTTTGTTTATTGTGATCAATTTTCGCTGGATGAGGAGATGTATGGAGATTTTGCGTCAGTTTATTCTCTGTGAATATGTCTGTACATAGATGGAAAGCTATATTTATTTGTACATAGTCTGTTTGGAGTAATGTGTTTCTGTCACATGGACTTCACTCTGATAAAGGGCGTTTCTTCACTGTGTTCATGTTACACTTTCCACACCTTTGTGCTTCTACTACTGGTAATCAACTCATAGAATATCTCACTATGTAACTAAGTCTCCTCGGTGTGAAAAGTGATAGTAATAAAATTATTGACTCAAAAGAAGTGTTGTTTTGCTCTTTCCCTGCCACCTCGGAGTCCCTGCCGCCATGGCCGAGGAAGGCATTGCTGCTGGAGGGGTAATGGACGTTAATCCTGCTCTGCAAGAGGTGCTGAAGACCGCCCTCATCCACGATGGCCTAGCACGTGGAATTCGGGAAGCTGCCAAAGCCCATCTTTGTATGCTTGCATCCAACTGTGATGAGCCCATATATGTCAAGTTGGTGGAAGCCCTTTGTGCTGAGCACCAAATCAACCTGATTAAGGTTGATGACATCAAGAAACCGGGGGAATGGGTAGGCCTCTGTAAAACTGATGGAGAGGGAAAAATACCTGAAGTGGTTGGTTGCAGTTGAGTGGTGGTTAAGGACTATGGCAAAGAGTCTCAGGCCAAGGATGTCATGGAGGAGTACTTCAAATGCAAGAAATGATCAAATTAAAAAACTGGGCtcttgttcttaaaaaaaagaaaagtgttttgGTTTTGGAATAATCCTTGCCTTCAGCTAATTGGGACCCTCAGGATCTCAAGAAACTGACACACAGTTGTGGAAGTTTCACTGCAAGGACTCAAAGGAACAGAGGGCAAGAAATAGTTGCTGTTAATTATAACCATTTACAGGGTGCTTACTAATGTCATTTGAGCTTTCCAATGTCTGAGGGAACCTTGCGCACTGAAAGGACTACTCTAACAATTTGCTTTTACTTAGTTAAATATATTGAAAGTTGTAAATTCAAAAGCCTAGTGTTCTCTAAGCCTTTAAATTCAATTTCACAGTCTTGTATCAACCTATTACTTTCAGATAAAAAGAAGAATTCAGAGtcagttttttctttgattatactCAATTAACTGATAACTTTAAAAGATTAAATTCTAACGAACTCAATTTACGAGGTGAATTCCCTCAggaactttttaaattttacacatTTAACATACCCGATTCTCTCAAACACTCCAAAACCCTGACAGACTTACAgacctaaaaaacaaaatcttcctACGCACTTAAGCAATTCCTATTAATCTAATATATcaaacttaaataaaatataataaaccaGGCTATCCGAAACATTTAAATGCCATTTACAATCTTAATAGAAGTCTACTACACCTTTAAAATCAataccattgggcttccctggtggcgcagtggttgagaatctgcctgctaatgcaggggacatgcgtttgagccctggtctgggaagatcccacgtgccacagagcaactaggcctgtgaaccacaactactgagcctgcgagtctggagcctgtgctccgcaacaagagagggcatgacagtgagaggcctgcgcaccgcgatgaagagtggcccccgcttgccacaactagagaaagccgttgcacagaaacaaagacccaacacagacaaaaattttttaaaaattaattaaaagaaggcgCGACACCAgtaatacatctacacatggaacaactcctatagaacacctactgtacgctggcaaaagacctcagacctcccaaaaggcaagaaactccccacgtacctgggtagggcaaagtggagagattcccacacagaggatcagtgccgaccagcactcaccagcctgagaggcttgtctgctcacctgctggggggcggcggagctgggagctgaggttcgggcttccgacggagcgcagggagaggactggggctggtggcgtgaacacagcctgaagggggttagtgcgccacggctggctgggagggagtccagggaaaagtctggacctgctgaagacgcaagagactttttcttccctgtttgtttcctggtgcgcgaggaaaggagattaagagcgctgcttaaaggagctccagagacgggcgcgagccgcggttaaaagcacggaccccagagacgggcgtgggatgctggggctgctgctgccgccgccaagaggcctgtgtgcgagcgcaggtcactctccacacctccgctcccgggagcctgtgcagcccgccactgctggggtcccgggatccagggacaacttccccgggagaacatacggcgcacctcaggctggtgcaacgtaacaccggcctctgccgccgcaggctcgcctcgcactccgtacccctccctcccctcggccacagtgagccagagaccccgaatcagctgctcctttaaccccgtcctgaatgagcgaagaacagacgccctccggcaatctacacgcagaggcggggccaaatccaaagctgagagccgggagctgtgagaacaaagaagagaaagggaaacctctcccagcagcctcagaagcagcggattaaagctccccaatcgggcctccctggtggcgcaagtggttgagagtccgcctgccgatgcaggggatacgggttcgtgccccggtctgggaggatcccatatgccgcggagcggctgggcccgtgagccatggccgctgagcctgcgcgtccggaacctgtgcgccacaacagtgagaggcccgcataccggaaaaaaaaaaaaaaaaaaaaaaaaaactccccaatcaacctgatgtaccctttatctgtggaatacatgaatagacaacaaatcatcccaaattgaggaggtggacttggagagcaagatttatgattttttccccttttcctctttttccgtgtggatgaaaggctcttggtgctgcagccaggagtcagtgctgtgcctctgaggtgggacggccaacttcaggacaccggtccacaagagacctcccagctccacataatatcaaacggcgaaaacctcccagagatctccatctcaacaccagcacccagcttcactcaacgaccagcaagctacagtgctggacaccctatgccaaacaactagcaagacaggaacataaccccacccattagcagagaggctgcctaaaatcatcataagtccacagacaccccaaaacacaccaccagacgtggacctgtccaccagaaagacaagatccagcctcatccaccagaacacaggcactagtctcctccaccaggaagcctacacaacccactgaaccaaccttagccactggggacagacaccaaaaacaacgggaactacgaacctgcagcctgcaaaaaggagacttcaaacacagtaagataagcaaaatgagaagacagcaaAACACATAGcgggtgaaggagcaagataaaaacccaccagacctaacaaatgaagaggaaataggcagtctacctgaaaaagaattcagaataattataataaagatgatccaaaatcttggaaatagaatagacaaaatacaagaaacatttaacaaggacctagaagaactaaagatgaaacaagaaatgatgaacaacacaataaatgaaattaaaaatactctagatgggatcaatagcagaataactgaggcagaagaacggataagtgacgtggaagataaaattgtggaaataactactgcagagcagaagaaagaaaaaagaatgaaaagaactgaggacaatctcagagacctctgggacaacattaaacgcaccaacattcgaattacaggggttccagaagaagaagagaaaaagaaagggactgagaaaatatttgaagagattatagttgaaaacttccctaatatgggaaaggaaatagttaatcaagtccaggaggcacagagagtcccatatagaataaatccaaggagaaatacgccaagacacatattaatcaaactgtcaaaaattaaatacaaagaaaacattttaaaagcagcaagggaaaaacaacaaataacacacaagggaatccccataaggttaacagctgatctttcagcagaaactctgcaagccagaagggactggcaggacatatttaaagtgatgaaggagaaaaacctgcaaccaagattactctacccagcaaggatctcattcagattggatggagaaattaaaacctttacagacaagcaaaagctgagagagttcagcaccacaaaaccagctttacaacaaatgctaaaggaacttctctaggcaagaaacacaacagaaggaaaagacctacaaacacgaacccaaaacaattaagaaaatgggaataggaacatacatatcgataattaccttaaatgtaaatggactaaatgctcccaccaaaagacacagagtggctgaatggatacaaaaacaagacccatatatatgctgtctacaagagacccacttcagacctagaaacacatacagactgaaagtaaggggatggaaaaagatattccatgcaaatggaaaccaaaagaaagctggagtagcaattctcatatcagacaaaatagactttaaaataaagactattagaagagacaaagaaggacactacataatgatcaagggattgatccaagaagaagatataacaattgtaaatatttatgcacccaacataggagcaccataatacataaggcaaatactaacagccataaaaggggaaatcgacagtaacacattcatagtagggaactttaacaccccactttcaacaatgggcagatcatccaaaatgaaaataaataaggaaacacaagctttaaatgatacattaaacaagatggacttaattgatatttataggacattccatccaaaaataacagaatacacatttttctcaagtgctcatggaacattctccaggatagatcatatcttgggtcacaagtcaagccttggtaaatttaagaaaattgaaattgtatcaagtatcttttccgaccacaacactatgagactagatatcaattacaggaaaagatctgtaaaaaatacaaacacatggaggctaaacaatacactacttaataacgaagtgatcactgaagaaatcaaaaaatacctagaaacaaatgataatggagacacgacgacccaaaacctatgggatgcagcaaaagcagttctaagagggaagtttatagcaatacaatcccaccttaagaaacaggaaacatctcgagtaaacaacctgacccggcacctaaagcaattagagaaagaacaaaaacatgccaaagttagcagaaggagagaaatcataaagatcagatcagaaataaatgaaaaagaaatgaaggaaatgatagcaaagatcaataaaactaaaagctagttctttgagaagataaacaaaattgataaaccattagccagactcatcaagacaaaaagggagaagactcaaatcaatagaattagaaataaaaaaggagaagtaacaactgacactgcagaaatacaaaagatcatgagagattactacaagaaactctatgccaataaaatggacaacctggaagaaatggacaaattcttagaaatgcacaacctgccaagactgaatcaggaagaaatagaaaatatgaacagaccagtcacaagcactgaaactgaaactgtgattaaaaatcttccaacaaacaaaagcccaggaccagatggcttcacaggcgaattctatcaaacatttagagaagagctaacacctatccttctcaaactcttccaaaatatagcagagggaggagcactcccaaactcattctactaggccaccatcaccttgataccaaaaccagacaaggatgtcacaaagaaagaaaactacaggccaatatcactgatgaacatagatgcaaaaatcctcaacaaaatgctagcaaacagaatccaacagcacattaaaaggatcatacaccatgatcaagtggggtttattccaggaatgcaaggattcttcaatatacgcaaatcaatcaatgtgatacaccatattaacaagttgaaggagaaaaaaccatatgatcatctcaatagatgcagagaaagcttttgacaaaattcaacactcatttatgataaaaaccctgcagaaagtaggcatagagggcactttcctcaacataataaaggccatatatgacaaacccacagccaacattgtcctcaatggtgaaaaactgaaagcatttccactaagatcaggaacaagacaaggctgcccactcacaccactcttattcaacttacttttggaagttttagccacagcaatcagagaagaaaaggaaataaaaggaatccaaattggaaaagaagaagtaaagctgtcattgtttgcacatgacatgatactatacatagagaatcctaaagatgctaccagaaaactactagagctgatcaatgaatttggtaaagtagcaggatacaaagttaatgcacagaaatctctggcattcctgtacactaatgatgaaaaatctgaaagtgaaatcaagaaaacactcccatttaccattgcaacaaaaagaataaaatatctaggaataaacctacctaaggagacaaaagacctatatgcagaaaattataagacactgatgaaagaaattaaagatgatacaaatagatggagagatctaccatgctcctggattggaagaaacaatattgtgaaaatgactgtagtacccaaagcaatctacagattcagtgcaatccctatcaaactaccactggcatttttcaca is a window encoding:
- the LOC132492242 gene encoding small ribosomal subunit protein eS12-like translates to MAEEGIAAGGVMDVNPALQEVLKTALIHDGLARGIREAAKAHLCMLASNCDEPIYVKLVEALCAEHQINLIKVDDIKKPGEWVGLCKTDGEGKIPEVVGCS